The DNA window CGGCCAGTTTCTTGGGGTTGCCGTTGGCCAGCGGATCTTCCTGCCGCTGGACCGATCCTTCGAAATGGGCGCCGGATTCGATGGCGATGGTCTTGTGGATGATGTCACCCTCGACCCGGGCGGTGGCCGACAGGCGCACGCGCAGGCCGCGGACGCGACCGACGACGCGGCCGTTCACCACCACCTCGTCGCCGACGATTTCGCCCTTGATGGTCGCCGTCTCGCCGATGGTCAGCTGATGGGCGCGGATGTCGCCTTCGACATTGCCCTCGATCTGGATATCGCCTTCGGTCCTGATATTGCCCGCGACGGTCAGATCCGACGACAGAACCGACGGCGTGGCGCGCCGGGTGGGCGCCGAGGCCGAAGGCTGCTCTCTGGTCCGTTCGGCGGCGGCGGGCTGCTGCGCGGCAGGCTCGGCCGCGGGGGCGGACGAGGACGCGGGTTGCTGCGAGGGACGATTTTCGGTCACGCGGGTCTTACTGAACATTGCTTGCTGCCTTGATGAAGCTCATCGGGTCGACCGCCCGGCCTTTCATGCGCACCTCGTAATGCAGATGCGGCCCGGTCGAGCGTCCGGTATTGCCCATATCACCGATCAGATCGCCTTGCGACACCCTTTGTCCCGTCTTCACGCGGATTCGCGACAGATGTCCGAACCGCGTCTCGACGCCCAGCTCGTGCTGGATCTTGATCAGGTTGCCGTATCCGCTTTGCCGACCCGCGAATGTCACGACGCCGTCGCCGGTCGAATAGATCGGGGTGCCGACGGGGCCG is part of the Paracoccus stylophorae genome and encodes:
- a CDS encoding bactofilin family protein; the encoded protein is MFSKTRVTENRPSQQPASSSAPAAEPAAQQPAAAERTREQPSASAPTRRATPSVLSSDLTVAGNIRTEGDIQIEGNVEGDIRAHQLTIGETATIKGEIVGDEVVVNGRVVGRVRGLRVRLSATARVEGDIIHKTIAIESGAHFEGSVQRQEDPLANGNPKKLAAPQAG